Proteins encoded by one window of Arachis ipaensis cultivar K30076 chromosome B04, Araip1.1, whole genome shotgun sequence:
- the LOC107635562 gene encoding probable disease resistance protein RF45, whose translation MADHDAESCSSQFIYDVFLSFRGSTRCGFTDTLYTALTNKGITTFRDDENLRVGDRIRDTLLEAIKRSRMSIAVLCQNYASSAWCLDELVQIMECSNKGSKRPVFPIFYHVDPSDVRHQKNQYDQDMKQHESRYGKDSHRVQAWRLALYEVSNLSGKHCKVNRYESEIIKSIVEEVSAKLPPEPLYIKHPIGFDSHFEAVESLWNIKSHNTICMLVIYGDGNKTTFVGELFNKFQHQFEAASFLDKVSEKSRGVDGLENLQVALLYEMGVHKKPMLGSTLKGSSDIKQSLRNKRVLLVLDDVDNTEQLDSLAGGGDWFCPGSRIVITTRDANFLNNQVLDGFKIEKYCINEGEFDRMEALGSNHQKQDEVVEEDMVGFVNIFNDVTKQLKENDSCVDVISIIGMGGLGKTTLAKKIYNNNEVKKLFPCCVWVTVSKDYKAKELLQSLLKGCGLSESIKGEDISEDDQKSKVQKFLENKKYLIVLDDLWEPEVWDEVDCLFPENNNGSAILITSRNDGVANYTGSKSYYPPLLDKDESWKLFCKKVFKRRECPSVLEHMGRLMVEKCRGLPLAIITLAGVVAKKRRLPVEWTRIMRNVLWYVDKDDGRVTNVLKLSYDSLPKRLKSCFLFLGVYPEDYEIPVKRLKQLWIAEGLIQPPKIGISDGLEVEDIAEEYLNELVDRSLVMVVKRKSDGGVKSCWIHDLLLDLCISENRAEKGIEICTGKDIPSLDNVKSCRFSLRNTNRDSFKQCDHSCIRSLMCFSGRYFPEGLDLMSFNSARILEFRYGYALSLTTQDLSMIIHLRYLRLYRVVHSPTKNHLDPICTLPNLETLILDTNDVVYNIPHGIWRLKKLRHLEGILRMRSKIVPPETSGEDCLPNLQTLQYLIVEERTKISSIVNGRFPKLRKLGLKCWKHELKGLHHLKNLEKLKLEGFTQLPSKAHEFPSNIAKINIGLRSANFTLAVINYSCLNTLGHLTSLRVLKACSGKVKGKSLCLAAGSFPNLEVLHLTDISFKSWILEKGAMPSLQHLFIKDCDDLDKLPEQLWSLTNLQDVRVVNPNPKLRESLRERAKPKDGCKLIVSEVPDKWII comes from the exons ATGGCGGATCATGATGCAGAATCCTGCTCCTCACAATTCATATACGATGTTTTTCTGAGCTTTAGAGGCTCCACAAGATGTGGATTCACGGATACTCTCTACACCGCTTTGACCAATAAAGGAATCACTACCTTTAGAGATGATGAGAATCTTAGAGTTGGTGATAGAATCAGAGATACTCTTCTTGAAGCCATTAAAAGATCCAGGATGTCCATTGCTGTGCTGTGTCAGAACTACGCCTCTTCAGCATGGTGCTTGGATGAACTTGTCCAAATCATGGAGTGCTCTAACAAAGGATCAAAACGACCAGTTTTCCCAATTTTTTACCATGTGGATCCATCAGATGTAAGGCATCAGAAGAATCAATATGACCAAGACATGAAGCAGCATGAAAGCAGATATGGCAAAGACTCGCACAGGGTACAAGCATGGAGGTTGGCTTTGTATGAAGTTAGCAATCTAAGCGGAAAGCACTGTAAAGTGAATCG CTATGAAAGTGAGATTATCAAGAGTATTGTTGAAGAGGTCTCGGCAAAGCTTCCTCCTGAACCACTATATATTAAGCATCCAATTGGTTTTGATTCTCACTTTGAAGCGGTGGAATCACTTTGGAATATCAAATCTCATAATACCATTTGCATGTTGGTCATTTATGGAGATGGTAACAAGACCACATTTGTTGGAGAGTTGTTTAACAAGTTCCAGCATCAATTTGAAGCTGCGAGTTTTCTTGATAAAGTCTCTGAAAAATCAAGAGGTGTTGATGGCCTAGAAAACCTCCAAGTAGCACTTTTGTATGAGATGGGTGTGCATAAAAAACCTATGCTAGGAAGTACATTAAAAGGATCTTCTGATATAAAACAAAGTCTCCGCAATAAAAGAGTCCTTCTGGTTCTTGACGATGTTGATAATACCGAACAATTGGATTCATTGGCAGGAGGAGGTGATTGGTTTTGTCCTGGTAGTAGAATTGTTATAACAACAAGAGATGCCAATTTTCTAAATAATCAAGTGTTAGATGGATTCAAGATTGAGAAATATTGCATTAATGAAGGTGAATTTGATAGAATGGAAGCTCTCGGGTCAAATCATCAAAAGCAAGATGAGGTAGTCGAGGAAGATATGGTGGGATTTGTGAATATCTTCAACGATGTAACTAAGCAGTTGAAGGAAAATGACTCATGTGTTGATGTTATCTCCATAATAGGCATGGGTGGTTTGGGTAAGACTACTCTCGCTAAAAAGATTTACAACAATAATGAGGTGAAGAAGTTGTTCCCTTGTTGTGTGTGGGTTACCGTTTCTAAGGACTACAAAGCCAAGGAGCTTCTTCAAAGCCTTCTAAAAGGTTGTGGGTTATCCGAGTCCATTAAAGGCGAAGACATAAGCGAGGATGATCAAAAGAGCAAGGTCCAAAAGTtcttagagaacaagaagtatTTAATAGTGCTTGATGACCTATGGGAACCTGAAGTTTGGGATGAGGTAGATTGCTTATTTCCGGAGAACAATAATGGCAGTGCAATATTGATAACTAGCCGTAATGATGGTGTGGCAAACTATACAGGATCAAAATCTTACTACCCTCCATTGCTAGATAAAGATGAAAGCTGGAAATTATTCTGCAAGAAGGTGTTTAAGAGAAGAGAGTGTCCTTCTGTTTTAGAACATATGGGTAGATTAATGGTCGAAAAATGTCGAGGTTTACCACTTGCTATTATAACCTTAGCGGGAGTTGTTGCTAAGAAGAGGAGACTTCCAGTTGAGTGGACGAGAATCATGCGCAACGTCCTTTGGTATGTTGACAAGGATGATGGCAGAGTAACAAATGTGTTAAAGCTCAGTTATGACAGCTTGCCTAAAAGATTGAagtcttgttttttatttttgggagTGTATCCCGAAGATTATGAAATTCCTGTGAAACGATTGAAACAATTATGGATTGCTGAAGGGTTAATACAACCGCCAAAAATAGGAATATCAGATGGTCTAGAAGTagaagatattgctgaagagtACTTGAATGAGCTGGTGGATCGTAGTTTGGTGATGGTGGTGAAAAGAAAGAGTGACGGAGGGGTCAAAAGTTGCTGGATTCATGACCTTCTCCTTGATCTTTGCATATCAGAGAATAGAGCTGAAAAAGGTATAGAGATCTGCACTGGAAAAGACATTCCATCCCTTGACAATGTCAAATCTTGTAGGTTTTCCCTTCGAAATACCAACCGGGATTCATTTAAGCAGTGTGATCACTCCTGCATCCGTTCTTTAATGTGCTTCTCCGGTCGCTACTTTCCAGAGGGACTTGATCTAATGAGTTTCAATTCAGCTCGCATTTTGGAATTTAGATATGGTTATGCTTTATCATTAACTACCCAGGATTTGAGTATGATCATCCATTTAAGATACTTGAGACTCTATCGAGTTGTGCACTCTCCAACAAAGAATCACCTTGATCCAATCTGCACCCTTCCGAATCTAGAAACTCTAATTCTTGACACAAATGATGTTGTTTATAACATTCCGCATGGAATATGGAGGCTCAAGAAATTGAGACATCTTGAAGGAATATTACGCATGAGGAGTAAGATCGTTCCACCTGAGACGTCAGGAGAAGACTGTTTGCCAAATCTCCAAACTCTCCAATATTTGATTGTTGAAGAACGAACGAAAATATCCTCCATTGTTAATGGAAGATTCCCCAAGCTGAGAAAATTGGGTTTAAAATGTTGGAAGCATGAGCTAAAAGGCTTGCATCACCTGAAAAATCTAGAAAAACTAAAACTTGAGGGCTTTACGCAATTGCCATCAAAAGCACATGAATTTCCTTCTAATATTGCCAAGATAAACATAGGGTTAAGGTCAGCCAATTTTACACTTGCTGTCATCAACTACAGTTGCTTGAATACTCTAGGACACCTTACCAGCCTCCGTGTTCTGAAAGCATGCTCGGGGAAGGTCAAGGGCAAATCTCTTTGCCTTGCCGCTGGAAGCTTCCCAAATCTTGAAGTGCTTCATTTGACAGACATAAGTTTCAAAAGTTGGATATTAGAGAAAGGTGCAATGCCATCTCTCCAACATCTGTTCATCAAAGACTGTGATGACTTGGATAAGCTTCCAGAGCAACTGTGGTCCTTGACTAACTTGCAAGATGTGCGTGtggtgaacccaaatccaaaatTGAGAGAAAGCCTCAGGGAACGTGCTAAGCCCAAGGATGGTTGTAAGCTCATCGTAAGCGAAGTCCCAGATAAGTGGATTATATG A